ATGAACATGGTGGGCACGCCGTACAGCGCGGTGGCTTTCTGTTCGTGCACGGCCTTGAGCACGCTGCCGGGGTCAAAGCCTTCATCCGGGTAGATCATGGCGGCCCCGTGGGTCATGCAGCCCAGATTGCCCATTACCATGCCAAAGCAGTGATAAAGCGGCACCGGGATCACCAGGCGGTCTTCGCTGGTAAAGCCCATGCTTTCAGCAACGAAGAAACCATTGTTGAGAATGTTGTGGTGGGAGAGCGTCGCCCCTTTGGGGAAGCCGGTGGTGCCGGAGGTGTACTGAATGTTGATCGGGTCGTCGAACTGAAGTGTGGCCTGCAGGTCGTCAACGTCGGTTTGGCTGACGTGGCGAGACTCTTCCATCATGTCGGCCCAACGCCACATGCCAGCGTGTTTATCGGCACCCAAGTTAATTATGCACTCGAGCTCTGGCAGCTTTTGTGACGTCAATTTGCCTTCGGCACAGGTGTTAAGCTCTGGCGCCAGTTCATACAGCATGGCGCTGTAGTCGGAGGTTTTGAAACTGTTGGCCGTTACCAAAAAGCGTGCGCCGGATTGATTCAGCGCGTACTCCAGCTCGTGGGTACGGTAGGAAGGATTAATATTGACCAGGATGGCACCAATTTTTGCGGTGGCGAATTGGGTAACAGTCCATTCGCTACAATTGGGCGCCCAAATACCCACGCGGTCGCCTTTTTTGACGCCAATGGACAGCAGGGCGCGGGCACAGCGATTGACTTCTTCCTGAAGCTCGCGGTAGCACCAGTGAATATTCTGGTGCAACGCAATCAAGGCGTCGTTATCCGGGTACTGCGCGGCGATCTGATCGAATTTATCGCCAATAGTCATGCCCAGCAGTGGCTTGTCGGCGGTGCTGCTGGTGTAGCTTGGGAGCGTAAGTGCAGATGATGCCATGGTATCTCTCCAAATATTATTGTCTTGTCCGAGCGAGGGCCGCGACGGTTTGTTGTTTGTTATGAGCTGGCGCGGCCTTTTGCCAGGGCGACTTTAGAGCTGGGTTTGCGGCCTAACTCGCCGGTAATCCAGTAGCCGGTATCAATCACGGCCTGTAGGTCGATACCCGTTTCGATCCCCAGCCCTTCTAGCAGGTAAAGCACGTCTTCGGTGGCCACGTTGCCGGAGGCGCCTTTGGCATACGGGCAGCCGCCCAGGCCTGCCGTGGCGGCATCAATCACGCTGACGCCTTCTTCCATCACGGCGTACAAATTGGCCAGCGCCATGCCGTAGGTGTCGTGGAAGTGAGCCGCCAGGAACTCAATCGGCACCTGCTGGCGAGCCGCCTCAATCATGCGTTTGGCGGCCAGTGGCGTACCTACGCCAATGGTGTCGCCCAGTGAAATTTCGTAGCAGCCCATCGCATAGAGCGCCTTGGCCACTTCAGCCACTTTTGTGGGGTCAATCTCGCCGTCGTAGGGGCAGCCCAATACACAGGAAACATAACCGCGAACGCGCACGCCGGCCTCTCGGGCGCGCTCTAGAACAGGTTCGAAGCGCGCCAGCGACTCGGCAATCGAGCAGTTGATGTTTTTCTGCGAGAACGCTTCTGACGCGGCACCAAACACCGCGACTTCTTCAACCCCCACAGTGAGAGCGTTCTCCAGTCCTTTCAGATTGGGCGTTAACGCGGAATAGACCACGCTGGGCTGGCGCTCAATGCCCGCCATCACCTCGACGGCGTCGCCCATTTGCGGCACCCACTTGGGCGACACAAAGCTGGCGGCTTCAATATGCGTCATACCCGCCTTGGCCAGCCGTTCGATCAAGGCGATTTTGGTCGCGGTCGGCACGATGCCCCCCGGCTCGTTTTGCAGGCCGTCCCGGGGGGCCATCTCGAACAGCTTGACGGAGGTTGGCAATGCCATGAAAGGCTCCTTATTCATTGGCCGCAAAGTCGAGAAGCACATCGCCCTGGTTGACGGTGTCACCCGCCTGGAAGTGGAAGGTGTCTACGCTGCCATCGGCGGGGGCGGTCATCGTGTGCTCCATCTTCATGGCTTCCATGACCATCAGCGGGATGCCTTTTTCAACGGCAGCGCCGGGCTCGACCAGTAATGCAACCACGGTGCCGTTCATGGGCGCAGTCAGAGTAGACTCCGCTTCGTGGTGACCGTGGTCGATGGCATCGATGCGCCGCCAGAACAGGCGGGTTTCGCCGCTGGGGTCAGCCATGACGACCACATGGCCATCGCGACGTGCCTGCAAGCGGCGGCGGTGGCCGTTCAGGGTTACGGCGACCGCATCGCCGGTTAGCGGTTGCAGGCTGGCGGTGAGGGTTTCACCGCCAATGGTCAGGTTCCATAGCGCTTCGCCCGCGCTGCGTTTGCCTTCCACAATCACCACTGCCTCGTCGCTGTCAGCGGCGTTGACATCGGCTGGATCACACAGCGCGATGCGAATAGTGTGGGGCGCGTTGAGGCGGAAGCCGTCGTGGCGATCCCAGGGCGAATCGCTTTCACACTCCTGGGCGAGTTGATGCAAGCCAATCAGCGCCGCGCTGGCGTAGGCCTCCATGCTGTGGCGGCGGGGTGCAAATAGGGTTGCTTCATTGCGCTCGATAAAGCGCGTATCCAGCTCCACGTTCTTGAAACCGGGGTGGGTCGCCAGGCGCATCAAGAAGGCGCGGTTGGTCACAACCCCTTGAACATCTAACGCTGCCAACGCCCGGTTCAGTGTCGCCAGCGCCGAGTCGCGGTCGGGGCCGTGCACGATCAACTTGGCAAGCATGGGGTCGTAGTGCATGGAGACGGCATCGCCGCTCTCCACACCGCTGTCCAGGCGTACTTGGTCTGCGCTCAAGCCCGCACCTTCTAAATCCAGTGCAAAGCGGGTGAGTAGGCCGGTGGCGGGTATGAAATCCTGGTCCGGGTCTTCGGCGTAAATACGCGCCTCAAAGCTATGCCCGGTAATGGTCAATGCATCTTGAGTGCAAGGGAGCGGTTCGCCCATGGCAACGCGCAGCTGCCATTCGACCAAGTCCTGGCCGGTGATCATCTCGGTGACCGGGTGCTCGACCTGCAGGCGGGTGTTCATTTCCATAAAGTAGAACGACCCATCCGCATCTAATAGGAACTCCACAGTGCCCGCGCCCACGTAGCCAATTTCTTTTGCGGCACGCACCGCAGCATCGCCCATGGCACTGCGCAGTTCCGCCGTCATGCCGGGAGCGGGGGCTTCTTCGATGACTTTTTGATGGCGACGCTGAACGCTGCAGTCACGCTCGAACAGGTAAACGCCGTTGCCATGACGGTCGCAGAATACCTGGACTTCCACATGGCGTGGTTGAACCAGGTACTTCTCGATCAGCATGCGGTCATCGCCGAAAGCGGCTTTGGACTCACGGCGGCAGCCGTCCAGTGCGGCCTGGAAGCCATCACCCGATTCGACAACGCGCATCCCTTTGCCGCCACCCCCCGCGCTGGCTTTGAGCATGACCGGGTAGCCGATTCGGTCAGCCTCGGTGCGAAGCAGGGCGTCGTTTTGGTCGTCACCATGGTAGCCCGGTACCAGCGGTACACCGGCATTGGCCATGCGCGCTTTGGCGGCGGATTTATCGCCCATGGCGGCAATCGCAGAAGCCGGCGGGCCGACAAAGGTAATGCCCGCTTCTTCAAGCGCCTTAACGAAGGTGCCGTTTTCGGAAAGAAAACCGTAGCCCGGATGAATCGCGCCGGTGCCGGTGCGTTTGGCGGCGTCAATCACGGCATCAATATTGAGGTAGCTTTCCCGCGCAGCGGCTGGACCCAAGCGCACGGCCTCGTCGGCCTCACGCACGTGACGAGCGCTGGCATCGGCGTCGGAGTAGACGGCCACGGTTTTCAGACCCATGCGGCGCGCAGTGCGCATCACCCGGCAGGCGATTTCGCCGCGGTTGGCGACCAATAAGGTGTCGAATTTGGTTGGGGTAAACGTCATGAGCGTGGCTCCGCAGCGTTATTGTGTTCTTCAGGTGACGTCCAATCCGGGCGGCGCTTTTCAAAAAAGCTGGATAAACCCTCTTGCCCCTCGTGGCTGACGCGCAGATTGGCGATTACCTGGCAGGTATGCTCGCGGGTGTCATCACTGTCGGGCGCTTGAGCCACCGTGGTCATCAGCGCTTTGGTGGCACGCTGGGCCTGGGGCGAACCCGCTAACAGCGTTGCCAGCATGGCGTCGACGACGCTGTCTAATGCTTCATGCTCCACCACCTGATGGGCTAAACCGAGCTTAAGGGCGGTTTCGGCATCCATCACCTCGGCGGTGAGCGCATAGCGGCGCATTTGCCGCTCACCAAGGGCTCGCTGAACGTAAGGGCTGATGACAGCCGGCGAAAGGCCAATCTTGACTTCGGACAGACAGAATTTGGCTTTCCCGGATGCAATCACCACATCACAGCAGGCCGCGAGGCCCACTGCGCCGCCAAAGGCAGCGCCTTGAACTCGGCAAAGCGTGGGGCAGGGCAGGGTATCGAGTCCGTGCATCAACGCGGCGAGCTTGCGGGAATCCGCGAGGTTGTCCTCCAGGTCGTAATCGACCATGCGCTTCATCCAGTTTAAATCCGCGCCCGCCGAGAAGCTTTTGCCTTCGGAGCCCAGCACCACCACGCGCACCTCACCCGCTTCAGCGAGCGTTTTTAGCTTGCCAAGGTGCGCGTTAAGCTCGGCAATCAGGCTGTCGTCAAAGGCGTTATGCACCTCGGGGCGGTTTAAGGTCAGGCGCGCCACGCCGTTTTCAATCATCAGTGTTGAATAAGCCATGGTGATTGCCCCTTACATCCGGAACACGCCGAAGCGCGTCTCTTCGACTTCTGCGTTCATGGCGGCTGCTAAGGACAAGCCGAGCACATCACGGGTTTGCAGCGGGTCAATTACGCCGTCGTCCCACAAGCGGGCGCTGGCGTAGTAGGGATGGCCCTGGTGCTCGTACTGCTCGCGGGTGGGCTGTTTAAAGGCTTCTTCCTCTTCTTTGCTCCACTCGCGGCCGTCGCGCTCGTGCTGTTCGCGCTTGACCTGAGCCAGTACGCCCGCCGCCTGCTCGCCACCCATGACGGAGATGCGCGCGTTGGGCCACATAAACAGCAGGTTGGGGTCATAGGCGCGGCCGCACATGCCGTAGTTACCGGCACCGAAACTACCGCCAATCAGTACGGTGTACTTGGGCACTTTGGCGCAGGCCACGGCAGTCACCAGCTTGGCGCCGTGCTTGGCGATGCCCTCGTGCTCATACTTGGAGCCGACCATAAAGCCGGTGATGTTCTGCAGGAAGATCAGCGGAATCTTGCGCTGGGCGCAGAGCTCGATAAAGTGCGCGCCTTTCACGGCACTTTCCGAAAACAGCACGCCGTTGTTGGCCACAATGCCCACCGGGTAGCCGTGGATATGGGCAAAGCCGGTGACCAGGGTGTCGCCGTAGTAGCGCTTGAACTCGTCGAAGTCGGAGTCATCGACAATGCGGCCAATCACTTCGCGCACGTCATAAGGTTTTTTAAGGTCGGTGCCGACAATGCCGTATAGCTCGGAAGGGTCGAGCTTGGGTGGCTTTGGCGCCTGCATGGCGAGCTGGCCGCGCTTTTGCCAGTTCAGTCGGGAGATACAGGCGCGGGCCAGTTGCAGTGCGTGGGCGTCGTTTTCCGCGTAGTGGTCGGCCACGCCGCTGACTTTGGCATGTACGTCGGCTCCGCCCAGGTCTTCAGCGCTGATGCTTTCACCGGTGGCGGCTTTTACCAGGGGTGGGCCGCCGAGGAAAATCGTGCCCTGTTCCTTAACGATGATCGACTCATCCGCCATGGCAGGCACGTAGGCGCCACCCGCGGTGCAGGAACCCATGACCACGGCAATTTGCGGGATGCCCTCGGCGGACATCGTCGCCTGGTTGTAGAAGATGCGACCGAAATGGTCGCGGTCGGGGAAGACTTCATCCTGACGGGGGAGGAAGGCGCCGCCGGAATCGACCAGGTAAATGCACGGCAGGCGATGCTTGCGGGCGATTTCCTGGGCGCGAATATGCTTTTTCACCGTGAGCGGAAAGTAGGTGCCGCCTTTCACCGTGGCGTCGTTAGCAACGATCACGCACTCGACGCCGGACACCCGGCCAATGCCCGTCACAACGCCTGCCGCCGGAATCTCGCTGTCGTAAATATGGTGAGCCGCCAGGGCGGAAAACTCTAGAAACGGTGACCCTTCATCGATCAGGTGATCGATACGGTCACGGACAAACAGCTTGCCGCGGCTTTGGTGACGCGCGCGAGCTTTGGCACCGCCGCCCTCGGCAATGGCGGCAGTCAGCTCGCGGAGTTTGCTCACTTCACCAAGCATCGAGGCTTCGTTGGCTTGAAACACATCGCTGCGTGGATTGATTTGGCTATTGATAGTGCTCATGGCGCAGCCCTGCTGATTTTCGTTAAAGGGTTTCAGTGAACAGTTCGCGGCCAATCAGCATCCGCCGAATCTCGCTGGTCCCTGCGCCAATTTCATACAGCTTGGCGTCACGCAGCAGGCGCCCGGTGGGGTATTCGTTGATATAGCCGTTGCCACCGAGTAGCTGAATCGAATCCAACGCCACCTGGGTCGCCTTTTCCGCGCAGTAGAGAATCACTCCGGCGGCGTCTTTGCGTGAAGTCTGGCCGCGATCGCAGGCGCCCGCGACGGCATATAAATAGGCGCGACAGGCATTCAGGGTGGTGTACATATCCGCTACCTTGCCCTGCACCAGTTGGAACTCACCAATCGACTGGTTGAACTGTTTGCGCTCGTGGATATACGGCAGCACCACGTCCATGGCGGCCTGCATGATGCCAATCGGACCGGCGGCCAGGACGGTACGCTCGTAGTCCAGCCCGCTCATCAGTACGCGAACGCCTTTGCCCTCATCGCCGAGAATATTCTCGGCGGGCACGGCGCAATCCTGGAAAACCAGCTCGCAGGTGTTGGAGCCGCGCATGCCCAGCTTGTCGAGTTTCTGGGCAGTGGAGAAACCGGGCATGCCTTTTTCGATGATAAAGGCGGTGATGCCTTTAGAACCTGCGTCGGGGTCGGTCTTGGCGTAGACCACCAGCACATCCGCATCCGGTCCGTTGGTGATCCACATCTTGTTGCCGTTGAGGATGTAGTGGTCGCCGTCTTTTTTGGCGCGAAGCTGCATGGAGACCACATCGGAGCCCGCACCGGGTTCAGACATGGCCAGGGCACCCACGTGGTCACCGCTGATCAGCTTGGGCAGGTACTTGGCTTTCTGCTCGGCAGAGGCGTTGATCTTGATCTGGTTGACGCACAGGTTGGAGTGGGCGCCGTAGGAGAGCGCCACCGACGCGCTGGCCCGCGAGATCTCTTCCATGGCGATACAGTGGGCGAGATAACCCATGCCGCTGCCGCCATCCTCTTCAGAGACGGTAATCCCCAACAAGCCCATATCGCCGAACTTCTTCCATAGGTCGTTGGGAAACTCATTGCTCTGGTCAATCTCGGCTGCGCGGGGGGCAATCTCGCTAGCGGCAAAGGCGTTGACCTGCTCGCGCAGCATATTCAGCTCGTCATCTAGGCCAAAATTGAGTTCTGAGTAGTGTGAAAACATGGTCAATCACCTGTTGTTCATTGTGATGATAATTGCGTTGGTAAGCATGCTGGCGGTATGCAGTGCCGTTATCTGTTCAATGCGTGGTCGCGGATGAAGATGGCGATGATGTATCGGTTTCCGTCTGCTCTTCTTCGCGTTGTTTTTGATTCAGTTCTTCCAGCGCCTGGCGGCAGCGAATTTCGGCGCTTTCGAGCTCAAGCTGGACCATGGTGATGTCTTTCATCTGCTGGTCGAGCGCAGAGCGGCGCTCGGCTATTTTGCTGAGCATTAAATTCAGCTGCTTTTTACTGCCGCTGCGGGTTTCGTCCCAGAGCTCGAACAGCTCGCGGATTTCGGCCAGTGAAAAGCCAAGGCGTTTACCACGAATGGTCAGCTTGAGCCGCACCCGGTCCTTGCTGCTGTAGACGCGGGTTTGCCCACGGCGGGTGGGGTGAAGCAACTCCTGGTCTTCGTAAAAACGGATACTGCGTGTGGTCAAGTCAAACTCGTTGGCCAATTCACTGATCGAGTAGGTTTTGCTCATGGTGACGTTCTCTTCAATAAGGGGATGCCCCTATGGAACACTGACCATGAGGCTAAAACAAGTTTACGTTAACGTAAAGCATATCTTGTTTTGCTTGAGTTGCCGATAACAGTGGCCAATAGTCTGAATTGACAGTTATATTTTTAAAACATGGTGGGCGCTATTCCTCTGCGTAGACCAAAGTTGTAATTGTAATTACCTGACAGAGGTTGCTAGTTTGCACCTACACCTTACGTTAAGGTAAGAATATGTTGCCAGCTAACGAATTCTGCTCTTGCAAGTAGAGGCTGGTGTAAAGAAGTCACTGAAACACGAAGCACGCCATCGTGAGTCAGGGGCTTCTAAGTCAGCACAAGAACAACAAGAGGCTTACCACTTCATGTGTGCAGACGATGTTCGCAAAGTGCCCGTTCTCGAAACGCGCGGGCTGACTAAAGAGTTTCGCGGTTTTACGGCGGTGGATGATGTCAATCTCCAGGTACAGGAAGGGCATATCCACGCCTTGATAGGGCCGAACGGAGCGGGCAAAACCACGGTCTTCAAC
This window of the Halomonas sp. SH5A2 genome carries:
- a CDS encoding MerR family transcriptional regulator: MSKTYSISELANEFDLTTRSIRFYEDQELLHPTRRGQTRVYSSKDRVRLKLTIRGKRLGFSLAEIRELFELWDETRSGSKKQLNLMLSKIAERRSALDQQMKDITMVQLELESAEIRCRQALEELNQKQREEEQTETDTSSPSSSATTH
- a CDS encoding isovaleryl-CoA dehydrogenase, which encodes MFSHYSELNFGLDDELNMLREQVNAFAASEIAPRAAEIDQSNEFPNDLWKKFGDMGLLGITVSEEDGGSGMGYLAHCIAMEEISRASASVALSYGAHSNLCVNQIKINASAEQKAKYLPKLISGDHVGALAMSEPGAGSDVVSMQLRAKKDGDHYILNGNKMWITNGPDADVLVVYAKTDPDAGSKGITAFIIEKGMPGFSTAQKLDKLGMRGSNTCELVFQDCAVPAENILGDEGKGVRVLMSGLDYERTVLAAGPIGIMQAAMDVVLPYIHERKQFNQSIGEFQLVQGKVADMYTTLNACRAYLYAVAGACDRGQTSRKDAAGVILYCAEKATQVALDSIQLLGGNGYINEYPTGRLLRDAKLYEIGAGTSEIRRMLIGRELFTETL
- a CDS encoding AMP-binding protein encodes the protein MASSALTLPSYTSSTADKPLLGMTIGDKFDQIAAQYPDNDALIALHQNIHWCYRELQEEVNRCARALLSIGVKKGDRVGIWAPNCSEWTVTQFATAKIGAILVNINPSYRTHELEYALNQSGARFLVTANSFKTSDYSAMLYELAPELNTCAEGKLTSQKLPELECIINLGADKHAGMWRWADMMEESRHVSQTDVDDLQATLQFDDPINIQYTSGTTGFPKGATLSHHNILNNGFFVAESMGFTSEDRLVIPVPLYHCFGMVMGNLGCMTHGAAMIYPDEGFDPGSVLKAVHEQKATALYGVPTMFIAELDHPDFASTDLSSLRTGIMAGSICPAEIMKQVISKMNMKGVQIAYGMTETSPVSTQTGADDSIDKRVSTVGRTQPHLETKIVDPGNGGILPRSEIGELCTRGYSIMLKYWNNDKATAEAIDEAGWMHTGDLATMDEEGYIQIVGRIKDMVIRGGENVYPKEIEEFLYAHPAISEVQVTGVPDKKYGEELIAWVKLNSTADEVTGEELREYCKGKITHFKIPRYFKFVDEFPMTVTGKIQKFKMREISIQELGLDD
- a CDS encoding enoyl-CoA hydratase/isomerase family protein, producing the protein MAYSTLMIENGVARLTLNRPEVHNAFDDSLIAELNAHLGKLKTLAEAGEVRVVVLGSEGKSFSAGADLNWMKRMVDYDLEDNLADSRKLAALMHGLDTLPCPTLCRVQGAAFGGAVGLAACCDVVIASGKAKFCLSEVKIGLSPAVISPYVQRALGERQMRRYALTAEVMDAETALKLGLAHQVVEHEALDSVVDAMLATLLAGSPQAQRATKALMTTVAQAPDSDDTREHTCQVIANLRVSHEGQEGLSSFFEKRRPDWTSPEEHNNAAEPRS
- a CDS encoding carboxyl transferase domain-containing protein, with protein sequence MSTINSQINPRSDVFQANEASMLGEVSKLRELTAAIAEGGGAKARARHQSRGKLFVRDRIDHLIDEGSPFLEFSALAAHHIYDSEIPAAGVVTGIGRVSGVECVIVANDATVKGGTYFPLTVKKHIRAQEIARKHRLPCIYLVDSGGAFLPRQDEVFPDRDHFGRIFYNQATMSAEGIPQIAVVMGSCTAGGAYVPAMADESIIVKEQGTIFLGGPPLVKAATGESISAEDLGGADVHAKVSGVADHYAENDAHALQLARACISRLNWQKRGQLAMQAPKPPKLDPSELYGIVGTDLKKPYDVREVIGRIVDDSDFDEFKRYYGDTLVTGFAHIHGYPVGIVANNGVLFSESAVKGAHFIELCAQRKIPLIFLQNITGFMVGSKYEHEGIAKHGAKLVTAVACAKVPKYTVLIGGSFGAGNYGMCGRAYDPNLLFMWPNARISVMGGEQAAGVLAQVKREQHERDGREWSKEEEEAFKQPTREQYEHQGHPYYASARLWDDGVIDPLQTRDVLGLSLAAAMNAEVEETRFGVFRM
- a CDS encoding acetyl/propionyl/methylcrotonyl-CoA carboxylase subunit alpha; translated protein: MTFTPTKFDTLLVANRGEIACRVMRTARRMGLKTVAVYSDADASARHVREADEAVRLGPAAARESYLNIDAVIDAAKRTGTGAIHPGYGFLSENGTFVKALEEAGITFVGPPASAIAAMGDKSAAKARMANAGVPLVPGYHGDDQNDALLRTEADRIGYPVMLKASAGGGGKGMRVVESGDGFQAALDGCRRESKAAFGDDRMLIEKYLVQPRHVEVQVFCDRHGNGVYLFERDCSVQRRHQKVIEEAPAPGMTAELRSAMGDAAVRAAKEIGYVGAGTVEFLLDADGSFYFMEMNTRLQVEHPVTEMITGQDLVEWQLRVAMGEPLPCTQDALTITGHSFEARIYAEDPDQDFIPATGLLTRFALDLEGAGLSADQVRLDSGVESGDAVSMHYDPMLAKLIVHGPDRDSALATLNRALAALDVQGVVTNRAFLMRLATHPGFKNVELDTRFIERNEATLFAPRRHSMEAYASAALIGLHQLAQECESDSPWDRHDGFRLNAPHTIRIALCDPADVNAADSDEAVVIVEGKRSAGEALWNLTIGGETLTASLQPLTGDAVAVTLNGHRRRLQARRDGHVVVMADPSGETRLFWRRIDAIDHGHHEAESTLTAPMNGTVVALLVEPGAAVEKGIPLMVMEAMKMEHTMTAPADGSVDTFHFQAGDTVNQGDVLLDFAANE
- a CDS encoding hydroxymethylglutaryl-CoA lyase yields the protein MALPTSVKLFEMAPRDGLQNEPGGIVPTATKIALIERLAKAGMTHIEAASFVSPKWVPQMGDAVEVMAGIERQPSVVYSALTPNLKGLENALTVGVEEVAVFGAASEAFSQKNINCSIAESLARFEPVLERAREAGVRVRGYVSCVLGCPYDGEIDPTKVAEVAKALYAMGCYEISLGDTIGVGTPLAAKRMIEAARQQVPIEFLAAHFHDTYGMALANLYAVMEEGVSVIDAATAGLGGCPYAKGASGNVATEDVLYLLEGLGIETGIDLQAVIDTGYWITGELGRKPSSKVALAKGRASS